From the genome of Luteibacter rhizovicinus DSM 16549:
ACGATATGAGTACGACCGCTTACGAAGTCATCAACGAGCCGGGTGCCGCACCGATCAAGCTGTGGACCCGCGGTGTGCCGCTGGAAGCCGAAGCACGCCAGCAGCTGATCAACATTGCGAAGCTGCCCTTCATCCATGGCTGGCTGGCCGTGATGCCCGACGTCCACCTGGGCAAGGGCGCCACGGTCGGCTCGGTGGTGCCGACCATCGGTGCGATCGTCCCGGCGGCCGTCGGCGTCGATATCGGTTGCGGCATGATCGCTACGCGGACGACGCTGACCGCGTCGGATCTGCCGGACGACCTGCGCGATCTGCGCCATGCGATCGAGGCGGCGGTACCGCACGGCCGTACAGTGGGAAAGCGCGATAAAGGCGCCTGGGCCACGCCACCGAAAGCCACGGAGGATGGCTGGCACGAACTGGTCGCGGAATTTGCGCTGATCACGGCGAAGTATCCGAAGCTGGCACGCACCAACAACCTGCACCACCTCGGTACGCTCGGCACGGGCAACCATTTCGTCGAGATCTGTCTCGACGAGGAGCAGCGCGTGTGGTTCATGCTGCACTCCGGCTCCCGTGGCGTGGGCAATGCCATTGGCAACCACTTTATCGAGCTCGCCAAGCAGGACATGCGCCGCTGGATGATCAACCTGCCCGACCAGGATCTGGCGTACCTGCCGGAGGGCAGCGAGCATTTCGGCGACTACGTGTTCGCCGTGGACTGGGCGCAGCGTTTTGCGCGGACGAACCGGGCCATCATGATGCGTCACGTGATCGAGGCGGCGCGCAAGATCATCGCCAAGCCGTTCGACGCGTGGTCGGAGGCGGTGAACTGCCACCACAACTACGTGAGCCGCGAGAAGCACCTGGGCAAGGACGTCCTGGTTACCCGTAAGGGGGCGGTGAGTGCGAGGAAGGGTGAGCTCGGCATCATCCCGGGAAGCATGGGAGCGAAGAGCTTCATCGTGCGTGGCCTCGGTAACGAGGAAAGTTTCAACAGCTGCAGCCACGGCGCCGGGCGTGTGATGAGCCGCACCCAGGCGAAGAAGCAGATCACGCTCGAGGAACACCGCAAGGCGACGGCGCATGTCGAGTGCCGCAAGGATGCCGATGTGATCGACGAGTCGCCGGCGGCGTACAAGTCCATCGAAGCCGTGATGGCGGCGCAAGAGGATCTCGTTGAAATCGTCCACACTTTGCGCCAGGTCGTCTGTGTGAAGGGTTGAAGGAAGTCGCCCCGTCGGACGGGGCCAGGACTGGAGAAGGAAATGATTGAATTGGATGGCCAGGCGGGTGGCGGACAGCTGCTCCGCACGGCGTTGGCACTCAGCCTGTGTACGGGCGAGGCCTTCGCCATGACCGGCATTCGTGCGCGGCGCGAGCGTCCTGGTCTGTTGCGGCAACACCTGACGGCCGTGGATGCGGCGCGCGCGGTGGGCAAGGCCACGGTCGAAGGCGCTAGCACCGGATCCACCGAGCTGCGCTTCACGCCAGAGGGTATTCATGCGGGCGAACACCGCTGGACCATCGGTACCGCAGGCTCAACCACCTTGGTCCTGCAGACGGTACTGCCCGCGTTGTGGATGCACGGCGTTGCAGCTCACCTGACCATCGAAGGCGGCACGCACAATCCGCAGGCGCCCACCGCTGACTTCATCGACGAGGCTTTCTTGCCGTTGATGGAGCGCATGGGGATCGATGGCGACTTCAGCATGGGAGGGCACGGCTTCTATCCGGCGGGCGGTGGCCGCATCACGTTCGACCTGCGTCCGAGCGCGAAGCCCAGCGCCCTTCACCTTCCTCACCGAGGCGAGGTTGTCGAGCGGCATGCGCGGGCGATCCTTTCGGCGATACCGTTAGGGATTGGCCAACGCGAGCTGGAGGTGGCGCGCCGCCGTCTTGGCCTCGGTGAGGCCGAAGTGTCCGTGCGTCAGGTGAAGTCGCCTATCGGTCCCGGCAATGCGCTGAGCATTCGCTTTCGCGCGGAGCACAGTACCGCTGTCTTCACCGGGTTCGGCATCAAGCGCGTGACCGCCGAGCACGTGGCGGAAGGCGTCAGCAAGGCGGCTTCGGCATGGCTGGCTGCCGACGTTGCCGTCGACGAGCATCTCGCCGATCAGCTGCTCTTGCCCATGGCGCTTGCCGGGGAAGGAAGCTTCAGCACCACGCTTCCGTCCGCTCACGCGCGCAGCAACGCGGCGTTGATCGAAAAATTCCTGCCGGTCGAGTTCAGCTTCGACGACGAGGGCGGTGGCCGTTGGTCCATCGCCGTCTCGCGGTAACGGATCGCAACCGTCAGTCCGGCATCACCAGATGCATCGGCGTCGCGCCCAGCGGCTTGCCGGTGCACTCGTCGACTACGACCGCCCTGATCGGCTCACCGGTCTCGTCGCTGGCGAGATGGCTCATGGCCGGGCCGCCGCCGTTGTAGGTGCGGCCCCACTCGCCGATCGCCGCCATGATCGGGATGAAGTCCCGCCCGGCCTGCGTCAGCACGTATTCGTCGCGCGGCGGGCGCTCGCTGTAGCGGCGCTTTTCCAAGACGCCCGCCTCGGTCAGGGCTTTCAATCGACGGGACAGGATGTTCGGCGCGATGCCGAGACTGGTCCTGAACTGGTCGAACTGGCTCATGCCACGACTGGCATCCCGAAGGATGAGCACGCTCCAGGTATCGCCGACAAAGGCGAGGCCGCGGGAGATCGCACAGGTGCCTGAAGAAAGTTTGTCGATGTCCATTGCATTATGATATCCAAGTCACTATCGTATGGCAACGTAGTTACTATCACTTTGCTACCCACCCCATCGGAGAGACACCATGAGCACTGAAACCAAAGGCACGGCCATCGTCACAGGCGCCTCGTCCGGCATCGGTCAGGTCTATGCGGAGCGCCTTGCCGCCCGCGGCTACGACCTCATCCTGGTCGCCCGCCGCCTGGATCGCCTGGAAGCCCTGGTGAAGTCGATCGGCGAAAAGACCGGCCGCAAGGTCGAGGCCCTCAAGGCCGACCTGACCCAGAAGGCGGACGTCGCCCTCGTCGAGAAGCGCCTCAAGGAAGACGCCTCGATCACCCTGCTGGTGAACAACGCCGGTATTTCCCTCGAAGGCAGCATCCTCGACAACGACACCGCCGCGATCGAGCAGCTCATCGCCATCAACATCACGGCCCCGACGGTGCTCTCCGCCGCCGCTGCCAAGGTCTTCAAGGCGCGCGACAAGGGCGGCATCATCAACATCGCCTCTGTCCTGGCCTTTGCGCCGGACCTCTTCGACGGCATCTACAGCGGCTCGAAGGCCCACGTGGTCAACATCACGCTCGGCCTGGCGGCCCAGCTGAAGGGCACCAACGTGCACGCCCAGGCCGTGTTGCCGGGCGCCACCCGTTCGGAGATCTGGGAGAAGTCGGGCAAGGACGTCGATGCCCTGCTTCCGGGCATGGTCATGGAAACCGCCGACCTGGTCGACGCGGGCCTCCTCGGCTTCGACCGTGGCGAAGTGGTGACCATCCCGCCGCTGCACGACGAAGGTCAGTATCTGGCCTACGAGGCGGCTCGCCATGCGATGGCCCCGAACCTGTCGCGTAAGGAAGTGGCGCCGCGTTACCGCGCGTAATCACACAGCGTCGAAAGACGGCCGGCGCAGACTCCACCGCGCCGGCCGGTCACGCTTGCGAGCGTGAACAGCGGCTTATCCCACCTTTACACATCGACCCGCACGAATGCGCGCTAAACTACGGGGCTCGCTCGATTCTCTTGCGGTTCGGCATGCCCTCACTCGTTTTTGGCGCCTTCGGGCTGTCCACGCTCTGGCTACTCCCCCTGCTCTGGCGCATCGGCGCCGCGCTGGTCCGTCGGCGTCGTCCGCCCACGGTCGGTCCCGGAGCGATTCGCTTCTGGTCGGGCTTCGTTCTGGTGTTGCTCGCGAGCACGACGCTCGAAGGCATCGTGATCTCCCATTACACCGACGATCCTTCGGTCGGCGGTGTGGTGTGTCGCTGGCTCGGCAGTGCGTTCGGTGAATTTCCCGGCGCCGCGCTGACTTCGCTGCTCGCCATCGTGGCGATGGTCGTCGCCCTTCCCTGGTACCTCGGCGTGTCGTGGTCGTCCTTCATCGTGCGCTTGAACGCTCTTCTCGAGCCGATGGGTGCACTGGCGATCGAAGGTACGCGTCGCCTCCTGACCCGCACGGCCTCGCGCGCCACCGGCCGTCGCCCTGCTTCCGCCGTCCGCCGTGCCGATCGTGTGCCCGCCGCGCGTCGTCGTGCAAAAGCGGCGCCGGCCAAGCCGGCAGCTGTTGCCAAGGCGGTTCCCGCCGCCCTTCGACGCGACACGACGCGCGCCGAGCCGGTGTCGAATGATCCCGTACGACCGTCCATCGCGACGCCGGTCATGCCGCGCCATCGCGTCAAGCCGGACACGGTGATCAGAGAGCCGTGGCTTGCGCCGCGTGCCCTGGCAGCCGCATCGCCGGAGCCCTCGCCCGCCACCGTAGTCGACTCGTATCGCACGGACGAGCGCCCCGTTGCCGCAACCTCCGGTCCTGCACGCGCGGAAGAACATTCCTATACGGCGCTTCGCCGCGCTGAAGAAGAACGCCGCTCCGAAGAACAACGTTCGGTGTACGAACCGTCGACGCTCCCGGTCGAGCAGGTGAGGACGGTCGAGGTCGATTCGCCGGTTGAGGTGGCCCCGCCGCTGCCCGTGCTCTCACCGGTCGCACCCGTCTCGCGCTTCGCGGTGGCGGCGAACGATGAACCCCACGCCGAACCGGTCCGCACCTTCGCACTCACGCCCGTGAGACCGTTGCGCAGCGGCAGTAGCGTCAGCGCCGTCGGTATCCCGCCGCTCGATCTCCTCGCTCCCGCCTCACCCAGCTCGAACGCCGCGCTCGCCATCTCCGAACAGGACCTCCGCGATACCGGTGAGCTGATCGAACAGCGCCTGCGCGAGTTCAAGGTGCCGGTGCAGGTCGTCGGGGCGTCGGCAGGCCCGGTGATCACACGTTACGAAGTGGAGCCCGCCGTGGGCGTCCGCGGCAACCAGATCGTCGCGCTGATGAAAGATCTCGCACGTGGCCTCGGACGGACCACGATCCGCGTCGTCGAGACGATTCCCGGCAAGACGTGCATGGGCCTGGAGTTGCCGAACGAACAACGCCAGATGATCGCGTTGTCCGAAATCCTCGACTCCGCCGAATATCGCGAGTCCGATTCGCTGCTGACCCTGGCGATGGGCAAAGGCATCACCGGCGAGCCCGTGGTGGCCGACCTGGCCAAGGCGCCGCACATGCTGGTTGCCGGCACGACGGGCTCGGGTAAATCGGTCGCGGTGAACGCGATGATCCTGTCGATGCTCTACAAGGCCACGCCTGAAGACGTCCGCATGATCATGATCGATCCGAAGATGCTGGAGCTCTCGGTTTACGAGGGCATTCCGCACCTGCTGGCGCCCGTGGTCACGGACATGAAGCTCGCCGCCAACGCGCTGAACTGGTGCGTCGCCGAGATGGAAAACCGCTACCGCGTGATGTCGGATCTGCGCGTGCGCAACCTCGCCGGTTTCAACCAGAAGGTGCGCGAGGCGCGCGCCGCGGGCAAGCCGCTGTTCAATCCGTTCCCGGCGCATCCCGAAGTACCGGAGCATCTGGATACCTTGCCGATGATCGTGGTGATCATCGACGAGCTGGCCGACCTGATGATGGTCGCCGGCAAGAAGATCGAAGAACTGATCGCACGGCTGGCGCAGAAGGCGCGTGCAGCGGGTATCCACCTGATCCTCGCGACACAGCGCCCCTCGGTCGACGTGATCACCGGACTGATCAAGGCGAACATCCCTACCCGCGTCGCCTTCCAGGTGTCATCGAAGATCGACTCGCGCACCATTCTCGACCAGATGGGCGCCGAGAGCCTGCTCGGCCAGGGTGACATGCTGTTCCTGCCACCAGGTACGGGCTATCCGCAGCGCATCCACGGCGCCTTTGTCGCCGACGAGGAAGTGCATCGCATCGTGGCGTGGCTGAAGCAGTTCGGCGAGCCCGACTACAAGGACGAGATCCTTGCCGGTCCGCCGAGCGACGCGGTCGATGGCGAACCTGGCGAAGACGGCATCGACGCCGAACTGGATCCGTTGTACGACGAAGCGGCGGCCTTTGTACTGCGTTCGCGTCGTGCGTCGATCTCGTTCGTGCAGCGCCAGTTCCGCATCGGTTACAACCGCGCGGCGCGTCTGGTCGAGGCGATGGAAGCGGCAGGGTTGGTGTCGTCGATGGGTATCAACGGGCAGCGCGAAGTCATCGCGCCGGGTCCTTCGGACTAAGCCGCCGCTGGCTTTTTGTGGGAGCCGCTTCAGCGGCGATGCTCTTCCCTGCCAGGAGCATCGCCGCTGAAGCGGCTCCCACAATAAAGCTCCCCATCCGAACATCGCGCATAAAAAAGGCCGGGCCACCGTGAGGGGGCCCGGCCTTTTCACACGAGACGCTTACTGCTTGGTCAGCAGCTTCAGCGGCACGGCGATCGACTTGTCGACCGGCTGCTTGTCGATGAGCTTCTTCGCCGTCTCGACGCCGAGCTTGCCGATTTCTTCCGGCTGCTGGGCGACCGTGGCCGCCATGGCGCCGCTCTGTACGGCGGTCTTGCCGTCCGGCGTGCCGTCGAAGCCGACGACGAGGATCTTCTTGTTCTTGCCAGCCAGGGCCTGCACCGCACCGAGGGCCATTTCGTCGTTCTGCGCGAAGATCGCCTGGACGTCGTTGTTGCCCTGGAGCAGGTTCTCGCTCACCGAGAGGCCTTGCGCACGGTCGAAGTTCGCCGGCTGCTGCGCGACGACCTTCATGCCGGTCGTGGCGATCTGATCGTCGAAGCCCTTGCCGCGCTCACGCGCGGCCGAGGTGCCGGCGACGCCCTGCAGCTCGATGATGTTGCCCTTGCCGTTGAGTTCCTTGGCCAGGAAGTCGGCCGCCATCTTGCCGCCGGCGATGTTGTCCGACGCGATGTGCGATGCGACTTCGGCGCCGTCGACGCCGCGGTCGAGCGTGATTACCGGGATGTTCGCGCGCTGCGCGGACTGTACGGCACCGGCCAGGGCCGAAGAGTCGGTCGGGTTGAGCAGGATGACCGAGACGCGCTTCTGGATCAGATCTTCGACGCTGGAGATCTGGCGAGCCGGATCGTCCTGCGCATCGACGACGACCAGCTGGACGCCGGCGTCCTTGGCGGCCTTCTGGGCGCCATCCTTCAGCTCGACGAAGAACGGGTTGTTCTGCGTCGACAGCGCGAGGCCGATCACCGGCGTGCCCGAAGCGGCGGCGCCGCCAGCGGTGGAGGCGGCGGCCGGCGCGGATTCGCCCGGACCCTGCTGCGAGCAGGCTGCGAGCAGCGTTGCCGCTGCCGCGGCCAGGAATGTGACTTTACGCATGGTGTAT
Proteins encoded in this window:
- a CDS encoding RtcB family protein; the encoded protein is MSTTAYEVINEPGAAPIKLWTRGVPLEAEARQQLINIAKLPFIHGWLAVMPDVHLGKGATVGSVVPTIGAIVPAAVGVDIGCGMIATRTTLTASDLPDDLRDLRHAIEAAVPHGRTVGKRDKGAWATPPKATEDGWHELVAEFALITAKYPKLARTNNLHHLGTLGTGNHFVEICLDEEQRVWFMLHSGSRGVGNAIGNHFIELAKQDMRRWMINLPDQDLAYLPEGSEHFGDYVFAVDWAQRFARTNRAIMMRHVIEAARKIIAKPFDAWSEAVNCHHNYVSREKHLGKDVLVTRKGAVSARKGELGIIPGSMGAKSFIVRGLGNEESFNSCSHGAGRVMSRTQAKKQITLEEHRKATAHVECRKDADVIDESPAAYKSIEAVMAAQEDLVEIVHTLRQVVCVKG
- the rbsB gene encoding ribose ABC transporter substrate-binding protein RbsB translates to MRKVTFLAAAAATLLAACSQQGPGESAPAAASTAGGAAASGTPVIGLALSTQNNPFFVELKDGAQKAAKDAGVQLVVVDAQDDPARQISSVEDLIQKRVSVILLNPTDSSALAGAVQSAQRANIPVITLDRGVDGAEVASHIASDNIAGGKMAADFLAKELNGKGNIIELQGVAGTSAARERGKGFDDQIATTGMKVVAQQPANFDRAQGLSVSENLLQGNNDVQAIFAQNDEMALGAVQALAGKNKKILVVGFDGTPDGKTAVQSGAMAATVAQQPEEIGKLGVETAKKLIDKQPVDKSIAVPLKLLTKQ
- a CDS encoding SDR family NAD(P)-dependent oxidoreductase; its protein translation is MSTETKGTAIVTGASSGIGQVYAERLAARGYDLILVARRLDRLEALVKSIGEKTGRKVEALKADLTQKADVALVEKRLKEDASITLLVNNAGISLEGSILDNDTAAIEQLIAINITAPTVLSAAAAKVFKARDKGGIINIASVLAFAPDLFDGIYSGSKAHVVNITLGLAAQLKGTNVHAQAVLPGATRSEIWEKSGKDVDALLPGMVMETADLVDAGLLGFDRGEVVTIPPLHDEGQYLAYEAARHAMAPNLSRKEVAPRYRA
- a CDS encoding DNA translocase FtsK encodes the protein MPSLVFGAFGLSTLWLLPLLWRIGAALVRRRRPPTVGPGAIRFWSGFVLVLLASTTLEGIVISHYTDDPSVGGVVCRWLGSAFGEFPGAALTSLLAIVAMVVALPWYLGVSWSSFIVRLNALLEPMGALAIEGTRRLLTRTASRATGRRPASAVRRADRVPAARRRAKAAPAKPAAVAKAVPAALRRDTTRAEPVSNDPVRPSIATPVMPRHRVKPDTVIREPWLAPRALAAASPEPSPATVVDSYRTDERPVAATSGPARAEEHSYTALRRAEEERRSEEQRSVYEPSTLPVEQVRTVEVDSPVEVAPPLPVLSPVAPVSRFAVAANDEPHAEPVRTFALTPVRPLRSGSSVSAVGIPPLDLLAPASPSSNAALAISEQDLRDTGELIEQRLREFKVPVQVVGASAGPVITRYEVEPAVGVRGNQIVALMKDLARGLGRTTIRVVETIPGKTCMGLELPNEQRQMIALSEILDSAEYRESDSLLTLAMGKGITGEPVVADLAKAPHMLVAGTTGSGKSVAVNAMILSMLYKATPEDVRMIMIDPKMLELSVYEGIPHLLAPVVTDMKLAANALNWCVAEMENRYRVMSDLRVRNLAGFNQKVREARAAGKPLFNPFPAHPEVPEHLDTLPMIVVIIDELADLMMVAGKKIEELIARLAQKARAAGIHLILATQRPSVDVITGLIKANIPTRVAFQVSSKIDSRTILDQMGAESLLGQGDMLFLPPGTGYPQRIHGAFVADEEVHRIVAWLKQFGEPDYKDEILAGPPSDAVDGEPGEDGIDAELDPLYDEAAAFVLRSRRASISFVQRQFRIGYNRAARLVEAMEAAGLVSSMGINGQREVIAPGPSD
- a CDS encoding winged helix-turn-helix transcriptional regulator; this translates as MDIDKLSSGTCAISRGLAFVGDTWSVLILRDASRGMSQFDQFRTSLGIAPNILSRRLKALTEAGVLEKRRYSERPPRDEYVLTQAGRDFIPIMAAIGEWGRTYNGGGPAMSHLASDETGEPIRAVVVDECTGKPLGATPMHLVMPD
- the rtcA gene encoding RNA 3'-terminal phosphate cyclase; translation: MIELDGQAGGGQLLRTALALSLCTGEAFAMTGIRARRERPGLLRQHLTAVDAARAVGKATVEGASTGSTELRFTPEGIHAGEHRWTIGTAGSTTLVLQTVLPALWMHGVAAHLTIEGGTHNPQAPTADFIDEAFLPLMERMGIDGDFSMGGHGFYPAGGGRITFDLRPSAKPSALHLPHRGEVVERHARAILSAIPLGIGQRELEVARRRLGLGEAEVSVRQVKSPIGPGNALSIRFRAEHSTAVFTGFGIKRVTAEHVAEGVSKAASAWLAADVAVDEHLADQLLLPMALAGEGSFSTTLPSAHARSNAALIEKFLPVEFSFDDEGGGRWSIAVSR